In Chlorobiota bacterium, the sequence CAGGTTGCCGGAATTTCCCCCGACCTGCGAAGGCTGAGTTTCAGAAATTGAATTCTGCGCTGCGCCAGCAATTTCTGGTGCACTGCTTTTTGCTGGCGGCTGGTTTGCGTGGCGATTCTTGCTGGGGAAATTCTGCTGGGCAACGGAAAAATGCTTCGGCGGAATTTCAAGCTGCGCCGGGGCCGAAGCCTCGTTTTTATTTTGCGTGCTGTTTGGAGTAGGCAGCATTTGCGTTGCTGGGGCTGTTGTTTGGGGCGTATCTGCGCCACCCCACCACGAAATTCCCGCAATAATTCCAGCAATTGCGGTCAAGGAAACGACTCCCATGACAATTCTCCTTTTAATGAGTGATTTGGAAAACGCTTGCTGCCCCGCGCCGCCATTTTCTGCAATCATTGCCTGCACCTGCTCCACCGAGTAGAGTGGTTTGGGCGTGGTTTTGCGAGCGTTGCTGAAAACCTCTTCTATGGTGCGGTTCGTGTTCATCATGGCTTAGAATGAAATGATGAGAATTTCAATGTTTCGATGCCGCTGGGCATTTCCGTTTCCATTTCCCGTTTGTGGCTCTGGTCAGGTTGGGTTTTGCGCACTCCCAATAATTCTGCCAATCGCTTTCTCCCCCGCGAAATCCTGACTTTTACGGCAACCAGCGTCCCCCCTTGTATTTGCTGGATTTCCTTCATCGAAAATCCCAGCAACTCGAACATCATCACCGCTTCGCGTTGTTTTTCGGGGAGTTGCTGCAACGCGGTGTGGAGCGCCCCAACATCGGCGGCGATGTCTGGCGGGGTGGAGGTGTCGTACAAATCGGCAACGTGGCCATCGGGAAGTTGGGGATGCCGCTGCTGGTAGGCGCGGCGTTTCCGGTGAACCCGGGTGGCAATGGTGAACAGAAAGCTCAGAAATGCTTGGGGCTGGCGGACGCTCTCAAACCGTTCCCACGCAATCAGGATCGTTTCCCCGGCGATGTCGCGCGCTTCCTCCCGGTCCCGTGCCATCGCATAGGCGAAGCGGTCAAGGTTCGGCTGAAGAGGGCGTAGCAGTGCCATAAAACGCTGCTGACGATCATGGAGTTCGGAGGCCATTGGGTTAAAATCTTGCGATCTGTTTGCGGGGAAGTGACACGCACGGGGGAAAGGTTACATTGGCGAAAAAAAAAATCTTGCGATGACCTACTTCGAGTTTCATCTGTACTTCAATTTGCCGCTGTTGGCACTGCTTGGTTGGCTGGCGCGGAAACGGCTGCGGCGCGTTCATCTTCGCTGGCTGGGGGTTGTGCTGCTTGTGGTGGTGGCGTTTACGTTCCCGTGGGATAACTGGGCTATCGGCCAGGGAATCTGGCAGTTCCCCGAAGAGCGGGTGGCGCTGCGGATAGACCACTTGCCGGTTGAGGAACTGCTGTTCTTCATCATCGAAACGATTGCTGTTTGCTTGGTCGCGCTCCATTTCCTTCCGGTTCCTGACGATTCGGAGCGGAAAGAAATGGAGCAAGAAAAATAGAGATGGAAATAGAGATAGCGACCGGCCCGCAGCGGCGATTACAACGCCATCACCCAGACATCATACAGGGCGTGGGTCATGGCCGCAACGCCGAACCCCCGCAGCAGAAACAGCGCGTTGAACGCAAGCCCCATCAGGAACCGGAAAGTGAAGCTCCACAGCTCGAACGGATCGCCCAGCGGTCCGATGTAATGGATCCAACTGAAGATCAACGCCCCAACAACCGCTGCAATGGCGTATCGGCTGCGGTCGCCGATGTTTTTTGCCCATTGCATCACCCCGTACAGCCCCGTCACCAGCAGCAGCCGGAAGACGAACTCTTCGTAGTAGCCCGCGCCAAAGGAAAGGACAATCGCCTCGAAAAATCCCGGCCCGCTTGGCCCAGCCGATAGCGCGGGGATGTTCAAGCTGAACAGGTTCGCCACCAGCGTCTGGACCAGCAGCCCGCTCCCCACGGCATAGACCGCGCTTTCGGCAGCCATGAAGCCAAAGTAGCGAGGGATGATCGGGTAGTTGTGGCGGCGTTCGTACAGATAAATGATTCCCCCAAGCAGCAGCAGCAACGCACTGACGGCAAGGGTTCCGCTTAGGCCCACCATCTCCAACACCCGCTTCACCATCACGTCGGCTCCGTTCTGGATATTGCTGATCCCGCCGGTGTGAAGTATCCACGTGCCAAGCTCGTAGATCAGCACAAGGGGAAGGGTGAACAGGAATCCGTAGGTCAGCGTGGTGGTCAGCCGCAGGTATTCGCGGCGGTAGTTCATCATCAGCGCGGGGTTCAGCGCGCGCTCCAGCCGTGTGGAAACTGGGGGCTGGGAAGTTTGTTCGGTTGGTGTTATCATGGCCTTGTTGTTCTTGCGTCGTTCGGATTGCTTCGGCACAAACTACGCACGGCGTAACCAAAGTTCTACCCATCGGGTAATTTCACGCGCGAAGTCAACTACCGACCCGATTCCCATCATGCACCGTTGCTCTGCTCCTCAATCCAGAAACCGGCGGGTTCGCCCGCTGTTGCTGCTGCTGTTGCCCGCCATTACCGGGTTGATTGCCCAGGCGCAACCGACCATCTACCCCACGATTCTCTACAACGGCGAGAACATCGTCACCATCAAGCACCCGCGTGGCATCGAGCGGATTCGGGCAACCAGCACACGGGGTGTGCAGCCGTTTGCCCCGAACATCACCGGCTGCCCGAAGGAGGTGAACGTCCGTGTTCTGGTGCTGAACTCCAGCCCGGTTGAGACGGTCAACTTCACGGTATTTGATTGCGATGGGGAGTTTGCATCGGTCAGCGTGAACTCCGAAAATTGGACGATCCGCCACGAGCGTTCCGGCCCCGTGATGATTGGCCGCGACACCTGCCTGCAATGCTTCATCAACACCTCGGACCCGCGCGAAGTTGACTCGATCTTCGTCACCAACCCGCAGTATCGGGTGATTATGCCACCAAAAGAACATGGCAAATGGATTGCCCGGGGGGATGACTTCAAATATCAGGTCTGCTTCCGTGCCGAGCGTGTGGAGAACCGCACCGACACCATCCGGCTTGCCATGCGGCGGGGTGAGCCAAACGGCGGGCTAACCCATTACACCATCGAGAAACCGATCACAACCCAGAGCGTTCCGGTTCCGCCGCCACCGCCGCCGCCAGTCATCAGCACGAAAGATTCCATCCGTGCGCTGCTTCCGCCGCTGACCGATCCCACAACCTTCCGCAACATCGTCATGCCAACAGCCGAGTCGGTGGGGAAGGGGCAGGCGTTCGCCGGCAGCTACGACGTGGTTGGATTGATTGGCGGCTACGGCATCACCGACCGGTTGACGGTGATTGGCGGGGGAAGCTACGTGCCGGCGGCAATCAGCCAGCTGCTGGTTGGGACAATCGGCGCAAAGTGGGAGTTCCTGCGCGAAGGGGCTTTGAGCGTGGCGGCTGGGGGACATTTGGGATATTCCTCCATTCCTGAATCGGAGATCACCCTTGCGGCTCCGTTCACCGTTGCAAGCTATGGCGACCGCACGGCGCGGCTGAACCTTGCTGTTGGCTACACATGGAAGCACCACGTCACGCCGTTCGAGACGTTCAACCGGAAGGCGGCGGTGCTGGCCATTGGCGGCGATATCACTCTGGGGCGCGGATTCAAAATGGCTGCCGAAGGCTACGTTCTGGAGTCAAGCGGAATTGCCCCGGTGGTGGTGACTGCGCGTTGGTTCGGCGAGCGTTGGGCGTTCGACGCCGGGCTTGGCATGGACCTTGCCAACACCGAAGGGCTGGTCTTCACCTCGGCACTTGGGGGAACAGTTGAGAATCTGGCGATTGCGCCGGTGGTGTCGGTGTTGTGGCGGTGGTGATGATGATGGGGAAAACACCAATCGAACGCTCCTGAAAAATTTTCCAAACCACAAATGGGCTGCCGTAGCTACGCCAAGGCAGCCCTCCGTTTTTCATTCTTTCCCGTAAGTTGCGGCCCATGAACCCTTCATTACCAACCTATCAGGCCACCCGTTACGTAACGCCGCTTCGCGAAGGCGGCTCGCTTCCGGCAATTCTAGACACCGAAGATGGTGGGATGTTCGTGGCGAAGTTTCGCGGGGCGGGCCAGGGGGCAAAAGCCCTTATTGCCGAGATTATCGTTGGATCGTTCGCAACGGCGTTGCGGCTTCCAACACCATCGCTTGCGCTGATTCAGATTGGCGAATCGTTTGGCCGAACCGAGCCGGACCCCGAAATCCAGGACATCCTTCGCGGAAGCATCGGGATCAACGTTGGTGCGCGCTATCTGGAAGGGGCGTACAACTTCGACCCCGTTACCATCATTGATGTTGTCCCCAACGTTGCCGCCAACATTGTTTGGCTGGATGCCTTTGCCACCAACATTGACCGCACGCCGCGCAACCCGAACATGATGTTTTGGAAGAATGGATTGTGGCTGATTGACCACGGGGCCGCGCTCTATTTCCATCATCATTGGGGGGGCGTTACCGATGCCACGTCGCAATCCCCTTTTGCGCCAATCCGCGACCACGTGCTGCTTCCGTTTGCCGGCAGCATTGCCGAGGCCGACGAGCGGTTGCGCCCGCTGCTTCCGCCAGAGCGTATCGCCGAAATCCTTAATTCCGTCCCCGATGATTTGCTGATGGATGCCCCGGCTGGCGTTGCGCCGTCGTTCCCCACGCCGGAGGAAAACCGCCAAGCCTACCAGCAATATTTCCAGCAGAGGCTTGGCGGCCAGCGTGAGTTCGTTTCCGCCGCCGAAGAAGCGCGGAAAACGCGGCAACGCCACCCCCTTCCTCCCAAGGAGTACCGCCGATGAACGATGGGTGGCATCTGTTCGATTATGCCGTTGTGCGGTGCGTGCCGCTGGTCCACACCGGAGCATTTGTGAACATTGGGGTGGTGCTGCTGGCGCGGCAATCGGGGTATCTTCGCGCGGCGTTCCATATTTCGGCCCAACGCCTGGGCGCGCTGCAACCCGGCTTTGACGTTGCGCTCCTTCAGCGATTTGCGGAGGGCTACCAGCGGGTATGCGATGGCGGGGCGGCGGGGGGAATGGTGGGATTGCTTCCGGCTTCGGAGCGGTTCCATTGGCTAACGGCTCCGCGTTCGGCGGTGATCCAAACTTCGCCGGTGCATCCCGGGCGTTGCCGCAATCTGGATGAAGCGTTGCAACGCCTTTGCCACGAACAATGCGGCGATTAATTTTGGGGGAGGTGTTGGAAATACGTTCAAAAATCAAGGTGAATTATTAAAAAAATAGAGCGTTTATCCTGCATGAAATCATTCTCTGGCACACACATCAACAACACACATCATGCCACTTATTACGAAACCGCTTGACCTTGGCGACATCCTGGACAAAACGGTAAAACTTATCGGCAAAACCATCAAGCGAACGTCGGTTGTTGCCGTAATAATTCTTTTGCCGTTGACGATTGTGCTGTCGGTTATTCTGGGAAACATCATGCAAGATTTTTCGGCAATGATGCTTTCCTTTGCCGAAACAGCAGAAACCAGTTCCACCCTTACCGAATCGGAAGCGCGGGGGATGCTAACGTCGCTTCTCTCTTCCTTGCCATTAATGCTAACCGGAGGATTTCTGTTCGCCGTCGGTTTGTTTGCGGCCCAGGCGGCAATTACCCGGATTAATTGCCACGAAGTTGATGGGGTGGATATCACTTGGAACGAAGCCTTGCGCAATGCGTTCGGCGGGGCAATGTGGCGATTGCTGGCGCAGCAAATCCTTTTTTGGATGGCGTTAACGGGAATATACCTGGCGGCACTACTGCTTATTTCTATCTCCCCCTGGCTTGCGCTGCTTGCAATCCCTGGGATAATCGTTGCAGCGATTTGGTGCTGGACCCGGTGGCTTTTTGCCCCGCAAGTGATTGTGAACGAGGAGAGCAGCGTGCTCGATTCTTTCCGCCGCAGTTCCGATTTGGTGAGCGGGCAATTCTGGCGCGTGCTGGGGATAGGAATATTGCTGGGAATTATTTCCAGCATTGCTATTTCCATTATTAGCACCCCAATCCAATTATTTGCTATGTCAGGATTTTGGGGGAATTACATGGATATGTTTACTGCGGGAAACCGCACCAACCCAGCGGAACAACTCCGCACATTGGCTGAGATGTTTGCGGGAATGGGGCCAGGGTTCGGCATTATTATTGGCGTTCAAACAATTCTTGGGCTGATGGTGCAACCCGCCTACCAAGTGGTGATGTATTATGATGCGTGCGCACGCCACGGCGATTTGGAAGAAATAGAAGAACATGAAAACAACGAGAATAATTTCCTTCCCTCGTAACGTTTCTATTTTTTCATGAACACTGAATCGCCCAATAATCAACTCCCGCTTTTTCCAGAATTGGCAGCCGGTTCCGAGGAGCCGGCTGCTGCTGGTGTTGGCGATGCCGATAATTCTACTCCACCAGAATTAGACGGGACCTGGGAGCGGAAACAGCGAAGCCCAATAAGTGCTGCGGTGGTTGGAATGCTGCTGATTGGCGCAATCTACATGTTCGGCCAAGTGCTTCTGTTGGTCCCCTCGTTATTCGCGCTGCTGCTTGATGGCGGCGCAGGTTCCGGCGCGGAAGGCGAGCTGGACACCGCCGATGTTCTTATCCAACTTCGCACCCCGCTTCTTGTTGCCCTTACGATCTCGCAATATCTGTTTATGGCCCTTCCCGCGTGGTGGGTGGTGCGCCGGTGGCACGTTGGCCCCGTTGGAAGCGTGGCGCGCTACCTCCGCCTTCGCGCTGCCAATTGGCGGGTGATGCTGCTTACTCCATTGCTCACCATCGCCTTCATTCCCCCGGCAAACTACCTCTCGCAGGCGTTGATGGATTGGTTCGGAGTAAAGGAGGATTCGATGAAGGAGTTGGAGGAGTTGTTCACGGCCAGTTCGTTTCCGGAGTTGCTGGTGCTCAGTTTTGTGATCGCCGT encodes:
- a CDS encoding RNA polymerase sigma factor, producing the protein MASELHDRQQRFMALLRPLQPNLDRFAYAMARDREEARDIAGETILIAWERFESVRQPQAFLSFLFTIATRVHRKRRAYQQRHPQLPDGHVADLYDTSTPPDIAADVGALHTALQQLPEKQREAVMMFELLGFSMKEIQQIQGGTLVAVKVRISRGRKRLAELLGVRKTQPDQSHKREMETEMPSGIETLKFSSFHSKP
- a CDS encoding lycopene cyclase domain-containing protein, encoding MTYFEFHLYFNLPLLALLGWLARKRLRRVHLRWLGVVLLVVVAFTFPWDNWAIGQGIWQFPEERVALRIDHLPVEELLFFIIETIAVCLVALHFLPVPDDSERKEMEQEK
- a CDS encoding CPBP family intramembrane metalloprotease codes for the protein MITPTEQTSQPPVSTRLERALNPALMMNYRREYLRLTTTLTYGFLFTLPLVLIYELGTWILHTGGISNIQNGADVMVKRVLEMVGLSGTLAVSALLLLLGGIIYLYERRHNYPIIPRYFGFMAAESAVYAVGSGLLVQTLVANLFSLNIPALSAGPSGPGFFEAIVLSFGAGYYEEFVFRLLLVTGLYGVMQWAKNIGDRSRYAIAAVVGALIFSWIHYIGPLGDPFELWSFTFRFLMGLAFNALFLLRGFGVAAMTHALYDVWVMAL
- a CDS encoding aminotransferase class I and II, producing MNPSLPTYQATRYVTPLREGGSLPAILDTEDGGMFVAKFRGAGQGAKALIAEIIVGSFATALRLPTPSLALIQIGESFGRTEPDPEIQDILRGSIGINVGARYLEGAYNFDPVTIIDVVPNVAANIVWLDAFATNIDRTPRNPNMMFWKNGLWLIDHGAALYFHHHWGGVTDATSQSPFAPIRDHVLLPFAGSIAEADERLRPLLPPERIAEILNSVPDDLLMDAPAGVAPSFPTPEENRQAYQQYFQQRLGGQREFVSAAEEARKTRQRHPLPPKEYRR
- a CDS encoding DUF3037 domain-containing protein; the encoded protein is MNDGWHLFDYAVVRCVPLVHTGAFVNIGVVLLARQSGYLRAAFHISAQRLGALQPGFDVALLQRFAEGYQRVCDGGAAGGMVGLLPASERFHWLTAPRSAVIQTSPVHPGRCRNLDEALQRLCHEQCGD
- a CDS encoding CPBP family intramembrane metalloprotease; the encoded protein is MNTESPNNQLPLFPELAAGSEEPAAAGVGDADNSTPPELDGTWERKQRSPISAAVVGMLLIGAIYMFGQVLLLVPSLFALLLDGGAGSGAEGELDTADVLIQLRTPLLVALTISQYLFMALPAWWVVRRWHVGPVGSVARYLRLRAANWRVMLLTPLLTIAFIPPANYLSQALMDWFGVKEDSMKELEELFTASSFPELLVLSFVIAVTPAICEELFFRGYVQRTFERGLGARSIWVTGVLFGLFHFQPLGLPTLALMGILLGYLYFRTQSLLPGMVAHFTNNFMVVLLLYLGTMDPQLAGESDSFSMEVVLISTVICLLLLFAVHRLTGSKEEASVLPAL